Proteins encoded in a region of the Canis lupus dingo isolate Sandy chromosome 17, ASM325472v2, whole genome shotgun sequence genome:
- the CKAP2L gene encoding cytoskeleton-associated protein 2-like isoform X2, protein MVPPGPSAAAQERQRKLQEYLAAKGKLKCQTTKPYLKAKSNRLNPPPSKSNIIPKKDVTNHVALPIKATRPISIKLQPRPGNLMGSQKSKLEPPKLLGRRLTSGCVSSNSNCKPSSKGQQHKAVSSTTEELSRKTMGSLNMQELKTAKQQVADQGNTKYADSVNSNHIENEPLDSFLKEMNKENLPQTLPDSETKPNPELWAIGKPKTNSYNQVKSSLAPKQALGKGSGNSAVLKDRVNKQFVGKTQIRTPPVKSQQLSRGTNLARPGEKLPKTVPSHNVQTLGRTQASKKTVVKDIKDIKVNRDNSERPNESKVQSHTVTEQKVKQTKPWTCPSVLRGGFNNRHPNIKQDQKSTQPCSKTQTSCAPQKSKRTSQRPNLAVGSFNSVIPSTPVITANGTSGNKCRNSYEQKAQTLDSKLKKTLPQNHFLNKTAPKTQAGNKTINGGRVPNGTQTNPNIKKITAEDRRKQLEEWQKSKGKIYKRPPMELKTKRKVIEEMNISFWKSMEKEDEEKKAQLELSNKINSTLTQCLQLIEEGVPSNAILTILSSIPEIEKFSKFWILKAKLLASKGTFDVIGLYEEAIRNGATPIQELREVVLKILQDPNRTTEGVTSDSIVTDTNITSTEELANKTESEMSCLSLNEREQVTATPQITKAEQDNHPSIKLQIAPIPRISGMPDVQDMKLITPVRRSARIERAMSRYPEMLQEHDIVVASLNELLEVEETECFIFRKNEALPVTLGFKVLES, encoded by the exons AAGAGCGACAGAGAAAGCTCCAGGAGTACCTAGCAGCCAAAGGAAAACTGAAGTGCCAAACCACCAA gCCTTATCTAAAAGCCAAGAGTAATCGTCTGAATCCTCCACCTTCTAAATCT aATATAATACCCAAAAAGGATGTTACCAATCATGTTGCTTTGCCTATCAAAGCTACAAGACCCATCAGCATTAAGCTCCAGCCCAGACCTGGCAATCTTATGGGATCCCAGAAGTCAAAGTTGGAGCCACCAAAACTTCTGGGTAGAAGGCTGACTTCAGGATGTGTTTCTTCTAACTCGAACTGTAAGCCTTCCAGCAAAGGCCAACAGCATAAAGCTGTATCATCCACTACTGAAGAATTATCTAGAAAAACCATGGGATCACTTAATATGCAAGAATTGAAAACTGCAAAGCAGCAAGTAGCAGATCAAGGAAATACTAAATATGCAGACTCTGTGAACAGTAACCATATTGAAAATGAACCCTTGGATAGCTTTCTAAAAGAGATGAACAAAGAGAACTTGCCCCAAACTTTACCAGACTCTGAAACGAAGCCAAATCCTGAATTATGGGCCATAGGTAAGCCAAAGACTAACTCTTATAATCAAGTCAAGAGCAGTTTGGCTCCTAAACAAGCCTTGGGCAAAGGTTCAGGAAATAGTGCTGTTCTGAAAGACAGAGTTAATAAACAGTTTGttggaaaaacacaaattagGACACCACCAGTAAAGTCACAGCAACTCTCAAGAGGAACAAATCTTGCAAGACCAGGAGAAAAACTCCCAAAGACAGTTCCGTCTCATAATGTTCAGACCCTTGGTAGGACTCAGGCATCAAAAAAAACAGTGGTCAAGGACATAAAGGATATAAAGGTTAATAGAGATAACTCTGAAAGACCAAATGAAAGTAAGGTACAGTCACACACTGTTACTgaacagaaagtaaaacaaaccaaaccctGGACATGCCCCAGTGTGCTTCGGGGAGGCTTTAACAACAGACATCCAAACATTAAGCAAGATCAGAAATCCACTCAACCTTGTTCCAAAACTCAGACGTCATGTGCACCACAAAAATCAAAACGCACAAGCCAAAGGCCTAATTTGGCAGTTGGCAGTTTTAATTCAGTCATTCCAAGCACCCCTGTCATAACAGCAAATGGAACCAGTGGTAATAAATGCCGCAACAGCTATGAACAAAAAGCACAGACTTTGGACTCCAAGTTGAAAAAGACTCTTCCCCAGAACCACTTTCTTAATAAGACAGCTCCCAAAACTCAAGCTGGTAACAAAACTATAAATGGAGGAAGAGTCCCAAATGGGACCCAGACCAATCCAAATATTAAGAAGATCACAGCAGAGGATCGAAG GAAACAACTGGAAGAATGGCAGAAGTCTAAGGGGAAAATCTATAAACGGCCTCCTATggaacttaaaacaaaaagaaaagtaatagaggaaatgaatatttcattCTGGAAGAgtatggaaaaagaagatgaagaaaagaaagcacaacTTGAACTGTCCAATAAAATTAACAGCACCCTAACACAATGTCTGCAGCTCATTGAGGAG ggtgTACCTTCTAATGCAATATTAACCATATTGTCCAGTATTCCTGAGAttgaaaaattttctaaattctgGATCCTTAAAGCAAAGTTGTTGGCAAGTAAAGGTACCTTTGATGTTATTGGGCTGTATGAAGAGGCCATTAGAAATGGGGCAACA ccAATACAAGAGTTACGGGAAGTCGTTCTTAAAATTTTGCAAGACCCAAACAGAACCACAGAAG GAGTTACCTCTGACTCTATAGTTACTGACACAAATATAACATCAACAGAAGAACTGGCCAATAAGACAGAATCTGAAAtgtcttgtctttctctgaacgAGAGAGAACAGGTTACAGCAACACCCCAAATAACCAAGGCAGAACAGGATAATCATCCTAGTATCAAACTACAGATCGCCCCAATCCCTAG AATAAGTGGAATGCCAGACGTGCAAGACATGAAGCTCATCACCCCTGTACGGCGTTCGGCAAGGATTGAGCGAGCCATGTCCCGCTACCCAGAAATGTTGCAGGAACATGATATAGTCGTGGCTTCTCTTAATGAGCTGTTAGAAGTGGAAGAAACAGAGTGTTTTATATTCCGTAAAAATGAGGCTTTGCCAGTAACATTAGGGTTTAAAGTCCTCGAGTCATAA
- the CKAP2L gene encoding cytoskeleton-associated protein 2-like isoform X1: protein MVPPGPSAAAQERQRKLQEYLAAKGKLKCQTTKPYLKAKSNRLNPPPSKSNIIPKKDVTNHVALPIKATRPISIKLQPRPGNLMGSQKSKLEPPKLLGRRLTSGCVSSNSNCKPSSKGQQHKAVSSTTEELSRKTMGSLNMQELKTAKQQVADQGNTKYADSVNSNHIENEPLDSFLKEMNKENLPQTLPDSETKPNPELWAIGKPKTNSYNQVKSSLAPKQALGKGSGNSAVLKDRVNKQFVGKTQIRTPPVKSQQLSRGTNLARPGEKLPKTVPSHNVQTLGRTQASKKTVVKDIKDIKVNRDNSERPNESKVQSHTVTEQKVKQTKPWTCPSVLRGGFNNRHPNIKQDQKSTQPCSKTQTSCAPQKSKRTSQRPNLAVGSFNSVIPSTPVITANGTSGNKCRNSYEQKAQTLDSKLKKTLPQNHFLNKTAPKTQAGNKTINGGRVPNGTQTNPNIKKITAEDRRKQLEEWQKSKGKIYKRPPMELKTKRKVIEEMNISFWKSMEKEDEEKKAQLELSNKINSTLTQCLQLIEEGVPSNAILTILSSIPEIEKFSKFWILKAKLLASKGTFDVIGLYEEAIRNGATPIQELREVVLKILQDPNRTTEGVTSDSIVTDTNITSTEELANKTESEMSCLSLNEREQVTATPQITKAEQDNHPSIKLQIAPIPSPREGHRVPSRDNFCNCGREETANRPIRTGCAVRISGMPDVQDMKLITPVRRSARIERAMSRYPEMLQEHDIVVASLNELLEVEETECFIFRKNEALPVTLGFKVLES, encoded by the exons AAGAGCGACAGAGAAAGCTCCAGGAGTACCTAGCAGCCAAAGGAAAACTGAAGTGCCAAACCACCAA gCCTTATCTAAAAGCCAAGAGTAATCGTCTGAATCCTCCACCTTCTAAATCT aATATAATACCCAAAAAGGATGTTACCAATCATGTTGCTTTGCCTATCAAAGCTACAAGACCCATCAGCATTAAGCTCCAGCCCAGACCTGGCAATCTTATGGGATCCCAGAAGTCAAAGTTGGAGCCACCAAAACTTCTGGGTAGAAGGCTGACTTCAGGATGTGTTTCTTCTAACTCGAACTGTAAGCCTTCCAGCAAAGGCCAACAGCATAAAGCTGTATCATCCACTACTGAAGAATTATCTAGAAAAACCATGGGATCACTTAATATGCAAGAATTGAAAACTGCAAAGCAGCAAGTAGCAGATCAAGGAAATACTAAATATGCAGACTCTGTGAACAGTAACCATATTGAAAATGAACCCTTGGATAGCTTTCTAAAAGAGATGAACAAAGAGAACTTGCCCCAAACTTTACCAGACTCTGAAACGAAGCCAAATCCTGAATTATGGGCCATAGGTAAGCCAAAGACTAACTCTTATAATCAAGTCAAGAGCAGTTTGGCTCCTAAACAAGCCTTGGGCAAAGGTTCAGGAAATAGTGCTGTTCTGAAAGACAGAGTTAATAAACAGTTTGttggaaaaacacaaattagGACACCACCAGTAAAGTCACAGCAACTCTCAAGAGGAACAAATCTTGCAAGACCAGGAGAAAAACTCCCAAAGACAGTTCCGTCTCATAATGTTCAGACCCTTGGTAGGACTCAGGCATCAAAAAAAACAGTGGTCAAGGACATAAAGGATATAAAGGTTAATAGAGATAACTCTGAAAGACCAAATGAAAGTAAGGTACAGTCACACACTGTTACTgaacagaaagtaaaacaaaccaaaccctGGACATGCCCCAGTGTGCTTCGGGGAGGCTTTAACAACAGACATCCAAACATTAAGCAAGATCAGAAATCCACTCAACCTTGTTCCAAAACTCAGACGTCATGTGCACCACAAAAATCAAAACGCACAAGCCAAAGGCCTAATTTGGCAGTTGGCAGTTTTAATTCAGTCATTCCAAGCACCCCTGTCATAACAGCAAATGGAACCAGTGGTAATAAATGCCGCAACAGCTATGAACAAAAAGCACAGACTTTGGACTCCAAGTTGAAAAAGACTCTTCCCCAGAACCACTTTCTTAATAAGACAGCTCCCAAAACTCAAGCTGGTAACAAAACTATAAATGGAGGAAGAGTCCCAAATGGGACCCAGACCAATCCAAATATTAAGAAGATCACAGCAGAGGATCGAAG GAAACAACTGGAAGAATGGCAGAAGTCTAAGGGGAAAATCTATAAACGGCCTCCTATggaacttaaaacaaaaagaaaagtaatagaggaaatgaatatttcattCTGGAAGAgtatggaaaaagaagatgaagaaaagaaagcacaacTTGAACTGTCCAATAAAATTAACAGCACCCTAACACAATGTCTGCAGCTCATTGAGGAG ggtgTACCTTCTAATGCAATATTAACCATATTGTCCAGTATTCCTGAGAttgaaaaattttctaaattctgGATCCTTAAAGCAAAGTTGTTGGCAAGTAAAGGTACCTTTGATGTTATTGGGCTGTATGAAGAGGCCATTAGAAATGGGGCAACA ccAATACAAGAGTTACGGGAAGTCGTTCTTAAAATTTTGCAAGACCCAAACAGAACCACAGAAG GAGTTACCTCTGACTCTATAGTTACTGACACAAATATAACATCAACAGAAGAACTGGCCAATAAGACAGAATCTGAAAtgtcttgtctttctctgaacgAGAGAGAACAGGTTACAGCAACACCCCAAATAACCAAGGCAGAACAGGATAATCATCCTAGTATCAAACTACAGATCGCCCCAATCCCTAG ccccagggagggACACAGAGTGCCAAGCAGGGACAACTTCTGTAATTGTGGGAGAGAAGAGACAGCCAATAGGCCTATAAGGACAGGCTGTGCAGTCAG AATAAGTGGAATGCCAGACGTGCAAGACATGAAGCTCATCACCCCTGTACGGCGTTCGGCAAGGATTGAGCGAGCCATGTCCCGCTACCCAGAAATGTTGCAGGAACATGATATAGTCGTGGCTTCTCTTAATGAGCTGTTAGAAGTGGAAGAAACAGAGTGTTTTATATTCCGTAAAAATGAGGCTTTGCCAGTAACATTAGGGTTTAAAGTCCTCGAGTCATAA
- the CKAP2L gene encoding cytoskeleton-associated protein 2-like isoform X3, giving the protein MVPPGPSAAAQERQRKLQEYLAAKGKLKCQTTKPYLKAKSNRLNPPPSKSNIIPKKDVTNHVALPIKATRPISIKLQPRPGNLMGSQKSKLEPPKLLGRRLTSGCVSSNSNCKPSSKGQQHKAVSSTTEELSRKTMGSLNMQELKTAKQQVADQGNTKYADSVNSNHIENEPLDSFLKEMNKENLPQTLPDSETKPNPELWAIGKPKTNSYNQVKSSLAPKQALGKGSGNSAVLKDRVNKQFVGKTQIRTPPVKSQQLSRGTNLARPGEKLPKTVPSHNVQTLGRTQASKKTVVKDIKDIKVNRDNSERPNESKVQSHTVTEQKVKQTKPWTCPSVLRGGFNNRHPNIKQDQKSTQPCSKTQTSCAPQKSKRTSQRPNLAVGSFNSVIPSTPVITANGTSGNKCRNSYEQKAQTLDSKLKKTLPQNHFLNKTAPKTQAGNKTINGGRVPNGTQTNPNIKKITAEDRRKQLEEWQKSKGKIYKRPPMELKTKRKVIEEMNISFWKSMEKEDEEKKAQLELSNKINSTLTQCLQLIEEGVPSNAILTILSSIPEIEKFSKFWILKAKLLASKGTFDVIGLYEEAIRNGATPIQELREVVLKILQDPNRTTEGVTSDSIVTDTNITSTEELANKTESEMSCLSLNEREQVTATPQITKAEQDNHPSIKLQIAPIPRSRVPAVWEHSHIM; this is encoded by the exons AAGAGCGACAGAGAAAGCTCCAGGAGTACCTAGCAGCCAAAGGAAAACTGAAGTGCCAAACCACCAA gCCTTATCTAAAAGCCAAGAGTAATCGTCTGAATCCTCCACCTTCTAAATCT aATATAATACCCAAAAAGGATGTTACCAATCATGTTGCTTTGCCTATCAAAGCTACAAGACCCATCAGCATTAAGCTCCAGCCCAGACCTGGCAATCTTATGGGATCCCAGAAGTCAAAGTTGGAGCCACCAAAACTTCTGGGTAGAAGGCTGACTTCAGGATGTGTTTCTTCTAACTCGAACTGTAAGCCTTCCAGCAAAGGCCAACAGCATAAAGCTGTATCATCCACTACTGAAGAATTATCTAGAAAAACCATGGGATCACTTAATATGCAAGAATTGAAAACTGCAAAGCAGCAAGTAGCAGATCAAGGAAATACTAAATATGCAGACTCTGTGAACAGTAACCATATTGAAAATGAACCCTTGGATAGCTTTCTAAAAGAGATGAACAAAGAGAACTTGCCCCAAACTTTACCAGACTCTGAAACGAAGCCAAATCCTGAATTATGGGCCATAGGTAAGCCAAAGACTAACTCTTATAATCAAGTCAAGAGCAGTTTGGCTCCTAAACAAGCCTTGGGCAAAGGTTCAGGAAATAGTGCTGTTCTGAAAGACAGAGTTAATAAACAGTTTGttggaaaaacacaaattagGACACCACCAGTAAAGTCACAGCAACTCTCAAGAGGAACAAATCTTGCAAGACCAGGAGAAAAACTCCCAAAGACAGTTCCGTCTCATAATGTTCAGACCCTTGGTAGGACTCAGGCATCAAAAAAAACAGTGGTCAAGGACATAAAGGATATAAAGGTTAATAGAGATAACTCTGAAAGACCAAATGAAAGTAAGGTACAGTCACACACTGTTACTgaacagaaagtaaaacaaaccaaaccctGGACATGCCCCAGTGTGCTTCGGGGAGGCTTTAACAACAGACATCCAAACATTAAGCAAGATCAGAAATCCACTCAACCTTGTTCCAAAACTCAGACGTCATGTGCACCACAAAAATCAAAACGCACAAGCCAAAGGCCTAATTTGGCAGTTGGCAGTTTTAATTCAGTCATTCCAAGCACCCCTGTCATAACAGCAAATGGAACCAGTGGTAATAAATGCCGCAACAGCTATGAACAAAAAGCACAGACTTTGGACTCCAAGTTGAAAAAGACTCTTCCCCAGAACCACTTTCTTAATAAGACAGCTCCCAAAACTCAAGCTGGTAACAAAACTATAAATGGAGGAAGAGTCCCAAATGGGACCCAGACCAATCCAAATATTAAGAAGATCACAGCAGAGGATCGAAG GAAACAACTGGAAGAATGGCAGAAGTCTAAGGGGAAAATCTATAAACGGCCTCCTATggaacttaaaacaaaaagaaaagtaatagaggaaatgaatatttcattCTGGAAGAgtatggaaaaagaagatgaagaaaagaaagcacaacTTGAACTGTCCAATAAAATTAACAGCACCCTAACACAATGTCTGCAGCTCATTGAGGAG ggtgTACCTTCTAATGCAATATTAACCATATTGTCCAGTATTCCTGAGAttgaaaaattttctaaattctgGATCCTTAAAGCAAAGTTGTTGGCAAGTAAAGGTACCTTTGATGTTATTGGGCTGTATGAAGAGGCCATTAGAAATGGGGCAACA ccAATACAAGAGTTACGGGAAGTCGTTCTTAAAATTTTGCAAGACCCAAACAGAACCACAGAAG GAGTTACCTCTGACTCTATAGTTACTGACACAAATATAACATCAACAGAAGAACTGGCCAATAAGACAGAATCTGAAAtgtcttgtctttctctgaacgAGAGAGAACAGGTTACAGCAACACCCCAAATAACCAAGGCAGAACAGGATAATCATCCTAGTATCAAACTACAGATCGCCCCAATCCCTAG ATCCAGAGTACCAGCAGTTTGGGAACACTCCCACATCATGTGA
- the CKAP2L gene encoding cytoskeleton-associated protein 2-like isoform X4: MVPPGPSAAAQERQRKLQEYLAAKGKLKCQTTKPYLKAKSNRLNPPPSKSNIIPKKDVTNHVALPIKATRPISIKLQPRPGNLMGSQKSKLEPPKLLGRRLTSGCVSSNSNCKPSSKGQQHKAVSSTTEELSRKTMGSLNMQELKTAKQQVADQGNTKYADSVNSNHIENEPLDSFLKEMNKENLPQTLPDSETKPNPELWAIGKPKTNSYNQVKSSLAPKQALGKGSGNSAVLKDRVNKQFVGKTQIRTPPVKSQQLSRGTNLARPGEKLPKTVPSHNVQTLGRTQASKKTVVKDIKDIKVNRDNSERPNESKVQSHTVTEQKVKQTKPWTCPSVLRGGFNNRHPNIKQDQKSTQPCSKTQTSCAPQKSKRTSQRPNLAVGSFNSVIPSTPVITANGTSGNKCRNSYEQKAQTLDSKLKKTLPQNHFLNKTAPKTQAGNKTINGGRVPNGTQTNPNIKKITAEDRRKQLEEWQKSKGKIYKRPPMELKTKRKVIEEMNISFWKSMEKEDEEKKAQLELSNKINSTLTQCLQLIEEGVPSNAILTILSSIPEIEKFSKFWILKAKLLASKGTFDVIGLYEEAIRNGATPIQELREVVLKILQDPNRTTEGVTSDSIVTDTNITSTEELANKTESEMSCLSLNEREQVTATPQITKAEQDNHPSIKLQIAPIPSYVGIFILSL; this comes from the exons AAGAGCGACAGAGAAAGCTCCAGGAGTACCTAGCAGCCAAAGGAAAACTGAAGTGCCAAACCACCAA gCCTTATCTAAAAGCCAAGAGTAATCGTCTGAATCCTCCACCTTCTAAATCT aATATAATACCCAAAAAGGATGTTACCAATCATGTTGCTTTGCCTATCAAAGCTACAAGACCCATCAGCATTAAGCTCCAGCCCAGACCTGGCAATCTTATGGGATCCCAGAAGTCAAAGTTGGAGCCACCAAAACTTCTGGGTAGAAGGCTGACTTCAGGATGTGTTTCTTCTAACTCGAACTGTAAGCCTTCCAGCAAAGGCCAACAGCATAAAGCTGTATCATCCACTACTGAAGAATTATCTAGAAAAACCATGGGATCACTTAATATGCAAGAATTGAAAACTGCAAAGCAGCAAGTAGCAGATCAAGGAAATACTAAATATGCAGACTCTGTGAACAGTAACCATATTGAAAATGAACCCTTGGATAGCTTTCTAAAAGAGATGAACAAAGAGAACTTGCCCCAAACTTTACCAGACTCTGAAACGAAGCCAAATCCTGAATTATGGGCCATAGGTAAGCCAAAGACTAACTCTTATAATCAAGTCAAGAGCAGTTTGGCTCCTAAACAAGCCTTGGGCAAAGGTTCAGGAAATAGTGCTGTTCTGAAAGACAGAGTTAATAAACAGTTTGttggaaaaacacaaattagGACACCACCAGTAAAGTCACAGCAACTCTCAAGAGGAACAAATCTTGCAAGACCAGGAGAAAAACTCCCAAAGACAGTTCCGTCTCATAATGTTCAGACCCTTGGTAGGACTCAGGCATCAAAAAAAACAGTGGTCAAGGACATAAAGGATATAAAGGTTAATAGAGATAACTCTGAAAGACCAAATGAAAGTAAGGTACAGTCACACACTGTTACTgaacagaaagtaaaacaaaccaaaccctGGACATGCCCCAGTGTGCTTCGGGGAGGCTTTAACAACAGACATCCAAACATTAAGCAAGATCAGAAATCCACTCAACCTTGTTCCAAAACTCAGACGTCATGTGCACCACAAAAATCAAAACGCACAAGCCAAAGGCCTAATTTGGCAGTTGGCAGTTTTAATTCAGTCATTCCAAGCACCCCTGTCATAACAGCAAATGGAACCAGTGGTAATAAATGCCGCAACAGCTATGAACAAAAAGCACAGACTTTGGACTCCAAGTTGAAAAAGACTCTTCCCCAGAACCACTTTCTTAATAAGACAGCTCCCAAAACTCAAGCTGGTAACAAAACTATAAATGGAGGAAGAGTCCCAAATGGGACCCAGACCAATCCAAATATTAAGAAGATCACAGCAGAGGATCGAAG GAAACAACTGGAAGAATGGCAGAAGTCTAAGGGGAAAATCTATAAACGGCCTCCTATggaacttaaaacaaaaagaaaagtaatagaggaaatgaatatttcattCTGGAAGAgtatggaaaaagaagatgaagaaaagaaagcacaacTTGAACTGTCCAATAAAATTAACAGCACCCTAACACAATGTCTGCAGCTCATTGAGGAG ggtgTACCTTCTAATGCAATATTAACCATATTGTCCAGTATTCCTGAGAttgaaaaattttctaaattctgGATCCTTAAAGCAAAGTTGTTGGCAAGTAAAGGTACCTTTGATGTTATTGGGCTGTATGAAGAGGCCATTAGAAATGGGGCAACA ccAATACAAGAGTTACGGGAAGTCGTTCTTAAAATTTTGCAAGACCCAAACAGAACCACAGAAG GAGTTACCTCTGACTCTATAGTTACTGACACAAATATAACATCAACAGAAGAACTGGCCAATAAGACAGAATCTGAAAtgtcttgtctttctctgaacgAGAGAGAACAGGTTACAGCAACACCCCAAATAACCAAGGCAGAACAGGATAATCATCCTAGTATCAAACTACAGATCGCCCCAATCCCTAG